The proteins below come from a single Stomoxys calcitrans chromosome 1, idStoCalc2.1, whole genome shotgun sequence genomic window:
- the LOC106089528 gene encoding dnaJ protein homolog 1: MGKDFYKILGINKGASDDEIKKAYRKLALKYHPDKNKTPQAEERFKEIAEAYEVLSDKKKRDIFDQYGEEGLKGGIPGSGGGMDGGNGGYSYHGDPRATFAQFFGNADPFGIFFGSGDPTRIFESQTMFMGDDDMYMGGGPGGAFRSQSFNAQPSRKRSQQDPPIEHDLFVSLEEIDKGCVKKMKISRMSMATGQARKEEKVLNITVKAGWKAGTKITFQQEGDQTPGKIPADIIFIIRDKPHPLFKREGSDLRYTAKISLKQALCGTSISVPTLHGDRITVSSQGEILKPTTVKRLSGRGLPFPKEPSKRGDLLVSYDIKFPDSLQPGTKELISEILPN; encoded by the coding sequence ATGGGGAaagatttctacaaaattctgGGCATAAACAAAGGTGCATCTGATGACGAAATCAAAAAGGCTTATCGCAAACTGGCATTGAAGTATCATCCGGATAAGAACAAAACGCCACAGGCCGAGGAGAGATTCAAAGAAATAGCGGAAGCCTATGAAGTGCTGTCGGATAAGAAGAAACGTGACATATTCGACCAGTACGGCGAAGAGGGTCTGAAGGGTGGTATTCCCGGATCCGGTGGCGGCATGGATGGCGGTAATGGTGGCTATTCCTATCACGGTGATCCCAGAGCGACATTCGCTCAATTCTTTGGCAATGCGGATCCATTTGGCATCTTCTTTGGATCCGGTGATCCGACACGCATATTTGAATCACAGACAATGTTCATGGGAGATGACGACATGTACATGGGCGGCGGGCCGGGCGGTGCTTTCCGCTCGCAATCCTTCAATGCCCAGCCTAGCCGCAAGCGTTCCCAACAAGACCCGCCCATTGAGCATGACCTCTTTGTCTCACTGGAGGAAATCGATAAGGGCTGTgtgaagaaaatgaaaatttcccgCATGTCCATGGCCACGGGGCAGGCCCGCAAGGAGGAAAAAGTATTAAATATCACTGTGAAAGCTGGCTGGAAGGCTGGCACAAAGATCACCTTCCAGCAAGAGGGCGACCAGACGCCTGGCAAAATACCCGCCGACATCATATTCATCATACGCGACAAACCACATCCACTCTTCAAAAGGGAGGGCAGCGATTTGCGTTACACCGCCAAAATAAGCCTGAAGCAAGCGTTGTGCGGCACCTCCATCTCAGTGCCCACACTCCACGGCGATcgcatcacagtcagctcacaAGGAGAGATCCTTAAACCGACCACAGTGAAGCGTCTAAGCGGGCGCGGTTTGCCCTTCCCCAAAGAACCCTCAAAGCGTGGCGATTTGCTAGTGTCATACGACATCAAATTCCCCGACAGCCTGCAGCCCGGCACCAAGGAACTAATAAGTGAAATATTACCAAATTAG